CAGGTGCACGTACGCCCAGGGTTTTCAGACAAAGGCCAAATACTTCTACAAAAAGGACACTGCATCCCCGAACACCCTCATTGAGACCAAGGCAGGTCAAACCAGCCAGGTGGACGGGCGTGTCTCGCTTCAAGACCACACCAACGCCCCGGTCTTCACTGTCACCCTGCAGGAACTGACCGCACAGGACTCTGGGAAGTACAGCTGCGGAATGATAAGAGGTCAAAATGAACCTGATCATCTCTCTGAACGCAGGCTGGCTGTTAAAAGCGGTGAGTTTCAATTTACGGTAATTGTATGATTATGTTGTGCATTCAGTGTTTCATGTTCTTTaatttgtttcatgtttttttgtctttttttatttggttATCATCTAAaaacatagaaagagagagagagagagagcagattgattaattgattgacCTGGTTAAATGGTTGGAAGATTGACAGCAAACAGTGTGTTAGGAAACAAAGGGTGAAGTTATGTTTGTCTCTGCCTCATTATGTGATGCGGTATTATATGTATGATGcatttgtgatttgcagtgACCACTGTAAGTGGACACTTGGGGGGCTTTCTGAAGATTGCCTGCCCATATCAGAACGAGGAGGAATCGAGAGGCACCAAGCGTTTCTGCAGAGGAAAAGATCCGGTCAAGTGCCTGCAGGAAGGGTCAGTCGATGGTGACCGATTCACTTTGAATGACAGCACTTCTGCTACTGAGGGAGTCTTCACTGTGACCATCAAGGACCTGAGAGCAGAGGATGCTGGGATATACTGGTGTGTGGAGTTTGGAGAGGCAGGACCTGAGTTCACTTCTGCTGTCGATCTCGAAGTGTACACAAAATGATTGTTTTCCTAACGTTTCCAGTGAACGTTTCCTAACGATGCCAACgctttttccttttgtttacttTCACATTTTTTTGAAACAATAGGATGAGCAAAATGTTTGTGGCACTTCAACTGCAAATACATTACttaaagttttttttgtaaatggtCAATAAGATAGAATGTAATACTAACAATGGATTtttgtagcctgggtgttcccatgctgccttgcgcgcgatttgattcacgctgctaaggcagcctggagaccatggagcaaattttcgcctgagatagggaaccaatcacagaacaggggggaaagcaagacgatgatgagctatgcacagacgcatttgatagacatccgtggcacccaataaacggatccgggcatttttttcaaatacgagaaaatgaacgtttggttcccagaccacgtctcattgagaagtggtggtgcTAGCCAGGCTAGGATTTTTGATTATTGTGTCCATATCCATAACTTTTTTTATATTGCTGCTTTGATACCTCTGCCTATTTTGATgtacatcaaaacaaaaatatttgactttaaaaaaaaaaataaaaaaaagcccAACAGCTAAAGCATTAAtccaaaatgtgtgtttttattttaacatCATACTGTACACAAGAATGTGGGACATTACACATGGATGAACATACTGAAGTAAAAGGGACCATGTGAATCATAGACTGTATTGATAGaatatacatactgtaatataatGTGCAAAAATAGTTCTATATATACGGtctatgatgtgaatgattcaAGATACTGTATCTTGAATGCACCACAACGTCTGCACCAGCAATCTTCCATTGCCTTGCATGCGTTGAATACAGCGCCTCTTCAGGTACAAAGTTGTATTACAAAGGAGTTCTGAATAGTTTGAAGTTAGGTGGTTAACATAACAGATATCTGGGCAACAGAGCATAGGTGATTTTGATATTATGGCAAGGTGGCTACAGGAAATATTAACCAATACCCTGCCAATCAACGTGATGAGGATGGTGAGCATGATGATGAAAATTATGATAATGAAGACAATAACAACTGATATTCTAAAATTAAAACTGAACACTCAAATGATGTACTTAATGTCTAAGTGCAGTGTAAGTGATGTATTAAACACAATGCATTGAGTCGTTCATGGGTTGCAGCACTGCAAAGCTGACTTTTCTAACCAAGTGTGAAATCTGATAAATCTAGAAacatctagttggtattgtttttagtataaagagacttacctagagCTCTCTCGTAAGATGATTTTGACTTCATTTAATAAGAGTTTGAATTATTTGAAATAGTTAAGGcaatatgaaaaaataaaaatacattgcCAGTTTGACAGTTAGAACACTCAGGgaagataagtataagtatatatactcttttgatcccgtgagggaaatttggtttctgcatttatcccaatccgtgaattagtgaaacacactcagcacacagtgaacatacagtgaggtgaagcacctgtgagcgcagtgagctgcctgcaacaacagtggcactcggggagcagtgaggggttaggtaccttgctcaagagcacttcagccatgcctactggttggagtttgaaccggcaaccctccggttacaagtccggagCGCTAATCAGTAGGCTATGGCTGCCCCAATACATAGATAACACAGCAATACACTTTATATTTTGAGAATATGGCTTCTCCTTCATGTTAGCCCTGACCATACTCTGAAAATCAGTTATGAGTCATTCTGCTCATCAGTTGTTCTACTTTGAGCACATCTCATGAAGCCACAATAAACAGTTATGAGAAAATGTAAACTTTAGAAACAAGAAAGTAGCATTTATCCATAATCCCTAGAAGCAACCCACCAATATCAGCAAACATGAGCATTACCATCACCACACAGGCTCATATTACATCCAGTTAATAGCCGCGTGGATTATTTCATTAATCAATCTAaactacagtactgtatgtagtgCCACAAGCTTTTTTCCAGCGCTGTAATAACGACAACTTCATTTGAATCTGTAAGAATGTTGAAACTCAGGCCTGAAATACTGTAGCGTGGCTCGGACATGCCGATACGGAAACGTGTTACTGTTATGCTTACCTTCATGCAGTGGGTTATGGGAGAAATGTACGCAAGACATTCTGGGTAAGCTCCCTAAGTTATGCGATAATCACCGGTGACGcgttatgtatgtgtataaatTAGCCGGCTGATGCCGGTTTTATGTTATGGGATGCCACCCAGGTTGTAGGGTATAACCACTGGGTTTATAATCCGGCCCATTCcaagttatgtgtgtgtattaatctCTGTACATGCTGGTAATAAACTGCCAAGAAAGAAAGCAATTCCTTGCCTCATCACACTACATTAAATATACCCGCATAACTTATgatttaaaaattaaattaatctAATAAGTCATAAAATGAGTCACAAATGACACATTCTCTTCTCTTGCACTTattatttctgtctgtcttatGTTCCGGTTCTATACAGACATAGGGGAtccatcacctctctctctctctctctctctctctctcttcccctctataCAGACACAAAGAAGGGGAtccatcacctctctctctctctcttcccctctataCAGACACAAATAAGGGGAtccatcacctctctctctctctcttcccctctataCAGAAACAAATAAGGGGAtccatcacctctctctctctctcttcccctctataCAGACACAAATAAGGGGAtccatcacctctctctctctctcttccctctatacagacatcacctctctctctctctctctctctctctctcgtccctcTATACAgacatcacctctctctctctctctctcttccctctatacagacatcacctctctctctctctctctctcttcccctctatacagacatcacctctctcttcccctctataCAGACACAAATAAGGGGAtccatcacctctctctctctctctctctctctctctctgtacagaCACAAATAAGGGGAtccatcacctctctctctctctctgtacagaCAGAAATAATcaattctctgtctctctctctctctctgtacagaTATAAATAAGGGGAtccatcacctctctctctctctctctgtacagaCATAAATAAGGGGAtccatcacctctctctctatctctgtacAGACAGAAATAATcaattctctgtctctctctctcttgctttcttccTTCTtagctttccctctctctgtattaTAAACCATGTGATGACAGCACTAGGGGTGTGTGGAAAGCCTTGCATTCACTGGTAAACCACATCACACCATTTTtttgggagggggagaggggttgTTTTTCATTGATTGTATGGGCATGTCACAGCAGTGGTGAAGAGCCActggggtattcttactgtattctgatgtgttcatatgttacttctgtgtgtagtatacaagagggagaggtccatattattaagtgtgcttgcaaagcacacttattgttcttcttaagttttattattattatttttcccgtctccctaattttttgtcagccctagcacctaggccctttgagacagagacaccgttccaactttaaaacgtccggtcagtaccggtgtaagttggtcgcgaagatgacgtcaggtgggcgtgggaaggatttttgattttcgaaagcgtttgcccgtcacagccaaacgaaatcagcggcgaagctccgaaaaaggaagtcgtccatatctcaggaacactgtcacatatcgataccaaattttgtatatgaactggggcctccaatgtgagggtgcataagcaaaaaaaaaaaaaaaaatttccaaaagtttccatcattttgcaaaccacccacaggtatttggtaactctcaccattcacctttgcaccattcaccttctatcacaataccttccaagtatgctcaatgcctctgggcagccacaatgtctccgggcaaccttgcccactcatgaaatccttgctctgccatgggatagtatggacttacgaactgatatagcaaggagaacagtagctatatatagcttacataatagagttgttttcacattgcccggtattcaaattaaatttttttcattattgttaaatatcatgatgggagagtattattaaaaatgttacaagtatgcaaattcatatgtttacgggaaattaggttttactgggttgttttgttgtaaagacatgcaaggcattctgggccgtaatgaacagtggtcggcagcactccataggctacgtattaatatgaataggtatttctgtaaacctagggacaataaacagctatctctgttacaaaaacgagctggtaatcgctcattgaagagggaactatgataaaaagattgttttcctaaaagcatggtgttgacaaaagaataagcaggaaatgccacgttaatcttaaatagcctactgaacgctaggtggcaacgttgtattacatttcactaaatgcggtggaattagtgtgagcttcacaaggaaggaaggtgcaaatattatgtaatttatcatgggaaattattggaaatgttatttcttgtttattctaattgcaaaccacacacatccattcgtaatcacacgtacacattaAATACTGGAAGActgtcatttcgtttatttgatgttgcttagcaacggggacagacttcagagcaaagattctagaacagagcttcagagagacacgttttgagtttgtggccaagtacctaaaatatcagtttccatgtgtatgtgctggatggtgtgcttccttttagtgatggggacgagaccgcctatgccgagtccgagacaagacagagtctttgaagggtcgagaacgagtcgagaccgagtccgttggttttcaaagacagtcgagtccgagtcaagaccgagtctttgaggaagcaagtccgagtcgagaccaagaccataaaaacatgtcagttttcatattcatgatttaatatcaccccaattaataatcaacagttaggcccaggcttggattttcaccattttaggggcaaggccacttggccttcagttgggcatatttggtggggggcacaaaggccacatgtcagggcaccaagggcaaagttaactatacagtagtgggctataaaaataatcaaagttgtatttagcctattcacagcagtagacctacatcactgtatgaaacattacaaaaacatgaaacatgacatattacatagaactgtaaatcatctgatcatctaatcaaagtcaaagtcaaagtcaaagtcagctttattgtcaatttcttcacatgttccagacatacaaagagatcgaaattacgtttctcactatcccacggtgaagacaagacatattttaccaattttaagtccacagacaaacataacattcaagtaaacaaaaaagtaagtaaataagtaaataagagggcacatataataatgaaaaaataagagcagcaaaattttgttgaaattgtgcatagacagtcaataaaaaactagtgcaaagtcaggccaataagaggcttgggtagttctgtttgacctgagtaatgaagaaagtggcatagtggtgcaagttatgtaagagcagcagaggtgttgtgttttcaggacaacaacaccaagttgtaaaagtgtacaagtgtgcaagtgttcaagtgtgcaagtgggtaGTGCAGGCggaccattgtgggtccaatgtccaggatgttatgtagctgagggtggaggggagaggagggagagagttcagcatccttacagcttggtgtatgaagctgttggtgagtctggtagtgcgggagcgcgaggcttctgtacctcttcccagagggcagtagatcaaacagattgtgagcgggggggtgacttgcatcactcacaattttggtcgcctgcgggtgaggtgggtggtgtaaatgtccttcagggaggggagtgaagcaccaatgatccttccagctgtgttcactatgcgctgcagggctttcctgttgtattcagtgcagcttccccacacagcgatacagctggagaggatgctctcaatggtgcctcggtagaatgtggtcatgatggctggtggagcacttgtcgcctgagtttccgcgaggaagtacaggcggcgctgagctctcttcgccagtgatgcagtgttggtggtccaggagaggtcttcgctgatgtgcaccccaggaatttggtgctgctcgctctctccaccacagcaccgtcgatggtcagtggcaggtgttgggtgtgacctctccggaagtcaacaacaatctctttggtcttgctggcgttcagcaggaggttgttgtccctgcaccacgtggtcagatggtcgacctccaacctgtatttagtctcgtaagcccttggtgatgagacccaccagagttgtgtcgtcagcaaatttcactatgtgattgttgctgtaggttgcagtgcagtcatcgtcagcagggtgaagagcagcggactgagcacgcagccttggggcccctgtgctcagtgtgatgctgcttgaggtattgttgccaacacgcactacttggggcctctgacagaggaagtccagtagccagttgcagaggtaggtactgagtcccagtttgtcgagtttgcagatgagttgttgtggtattatggtgttgaatgcagaactgaagtctataaacagcaatctcacatatgagtctcttttttccaggtgggtgagggctgggtggagggcagagcagattgcatcctctgtagaccgcttggctcggtatgcaaactggaaggggtccagggtgggggggagaatggctttctAATATTTCTAATATTtagatgtctaggctatatttaatatttatatttattttatatttggcctgttatggaatcatgtattgaacaatttaagcacagctcagctttaagaaactcaaatagcctagatgcatgcttagcattttttgaCTTTGACCATCATTAAGactcctttcacaaactcttactcagctgtatatcctctgattttaatatttacctatatctaggcaatatttgtaacatttattttgtatttggcctgttataaaatcatgaagaacgatttaaacacattttgaaacctaaagaccaaagttggagacatgaatgtagaccttgctgcagattacatttttaatttaaccggaatatactctggaacggcttactGTACACGGGACTGCTTTATTtctggtaaggtctgctgtttattctgatatatggtttgtcatgtgttgaactaagggttcgtgaagtattccaccgagatgaatgggtaggggaGATGGGTATAGCACCTTATgtagatgtgtctgtgtgatgagtaggcttaaTGATTGTGAgtatttcaactgagaagaacGGGTGAGTTTGGACTTTCTGTCTTGCTATGcgctgtcattttctccactgtgtaagactgaattagtttgcgctgtaatgctaagattattttgacaggctattggctaaataaaaatcgctattaaacggacacaaagcagaatattgaaagaagggggcaccaaggccaacgcAAGGCAAAAAACGCGTGGCTGCCGTGgaaatttcattttcatttttttttaatatgaacataaaaaaatgcgctggtctcgaggactcggtctgaaattacgagtccttctcctcccactgtggtccgagaccgagtcagGACCGAGTCTTTGTAttacagaattaggggatggaatatataacattcacactcaaagctcatattttttaaataaatcagtgaaaaagtatcctgacaaacaagcagcattttaatgccttagtcatatttcataatttcaaatttttctctaggttacctgatagcccagtttgagaggtgcaagacgcatgacattatttatttttgcagccaatcactgctgttgttttattttattgatttgattttagtcatagaagctaaattcaaaggcaggccacaggtaaaatccaacgaactgCATTCACCCataaggcaatagttgaatagagcttttgaggtattgccactgctccaacactgaaaggcactgttagaatgcttggatcaagccaggttcagcatagcgtatgccactgtctgctcacgttggtgaccggaccagggcaagcacactttcgcagttcccgccggaaatgcagtctagttgtacataactgtgccttaggcctgtgtaccagcaggaaggtcatacaggccAATGTTTATGAACATCCGgggaacatcagtgataacatggtccgagggagacagcatgtctgcctattcgggctagtatctccatctggccagggctgggttttgtacactggttggcacctgccacgttggcatgattgacgtttgtatgttttagtataacaggctttgtcttaggttttgacacggagacggatcgaggaagcaacccaaggagcatcttctgtcggaaggctcagcagccgcttctaataacgaccacaactgttagactctgcacagttttactgtttgagacttagcctgtgtgctgttattcattgttgtaccatctacaataaatcatcatctaatcgccgattCTGATCCCGCCGTcgagctttattgaccatcttcaatacagacattagaactaaaacacaacgcaacaacccgAGAATCTAACACACTTTAACAACAAGAAgccaaagaagaaaaagaagaagaatctAAGAAGCAATTTAGATCTGCACCTGTATTACAAGGCTTAGAAGGGTATTTTTATGCTTTGCTCCTATGTTTAGGACATACAAGGGCTAATACTTTATTTGTACAACTCTACAGCACTAAACATGCCACAATGCACCTTGTTAGGGACATTGCCAGGTCAAGTTAACATGGGTTTCCCCATGATGCTGCCAGACCCGcacgattttattcacgctgctagacagcaagacaatgacgacacaccgaagcagttatgagctacgtacaaacgcatttgatagacattcataGCACACAATAAATGGCTCTGGGtattcgtaaaccacgtctcAAATACAAGAAAATACATTTGTAGTTTCCAGACCCCATGTCCCTCACACACTACCtacccacacatgcacttgtGGTTTTTTGAGTGTGAGGACAGAAGAGGAAGTTGGTTTCTCTTTTTTGTATGCCGAGAAGGAGCcgtcaaaagtaaaaaaaaaaaaaataaaaaaaaattgcgtAACCCCTCCAGACAGGACACCATATACACGTCCCGGGTCCTCATTTCACTCCCAGAGAGCTGCTGACTCCCCTTCGTTACCATGCCAGAGATCCAGTCTCCTCTCCAGGTCCCTCTGAAGCATCTTCTGCTTCTCATTCTCTGCCTGATTCCTGGTAAGGAAAACAATATTAGCTTTTCTACATGTTTCTattatattgttgttttgtaaTATATTTCAGTATGCATTTTGCTGAATCAGAATATTGCCAGAATAGTAGTATTAGAATTACCAGTCAAAAAATACATGTGGAGAGTTTATATTCAATTATACTGATTTGTTATGTTTGTAGATCTTTAGAGACTAAGGAAAATAAGTTTGTTAAGTTTGAGCTGGTCACTCTCTTCAGATATTAAGTTATCATAAAAATAACTCTTTGATTTTCATTCACACAACAACAGAATCCCTCTGTCACAACATGGTAAGGTATGGCTACATTGGCGAGAGAACAGACATCTCCTGCAAATACCAGCCCTCGTACGCAAGCTTAACTAAGCGTTTCTGTAAACTCGGTGGCGCTGGTGGGAAGTGTACCACTGTCCACACTGGACCTGAAGAACGGTTTGGGCTACAAGACGACCAAATAAACAAGCGCCTCACCTTGACCTTCAGGAGAGTTGCCATTGGAGACAGCGGTGTTTACAGCTGCCAGTTCCTCCCAGTCAACCAacaagaaaacaacacaacaatacaacaacaacaaaaaaacaatacaatacaattttGGGGTGAGTCTAACACAGAGATACAAGATATTCAACAACTTATTTATCCCCAAGGAGTAATTCATATaagaatatattattattttctctcttcctctctctttttctctctctctctctgatttgtTCTGTTTCTCCCTAAAAAGAATTGTCAAATATTGGATATGAGGGTGGAGATGCTGTCTTCAGGTGCACGTATGCTCAGCGTTTTAAAGAAAAGCAGAAGAATTTTCAATCAGAAGTCGCTCCAAACAGGAGGCTCACCCTCCTTGATTCCCCCAGCGACCGCATATTCACCGTGACCCTCCCCAACCTGACAGCAAAGGACTCTGGGATCCACTACTGTATAATGGGAGCCCAAGAAGTTCAACATCAACGGAGGCTGATGGTGAAAAGCTGTACGTCTTCACTTTGTTGTATcattttttagctttttttttgctttgaatTGGGCAGGATAGTAAAGAGGAAGTGCATGGGACAGCGAGACGGGAGTAGGATTGGGAAATCAGCGTGCGTGGGCCTCCAACCTGAATCCCTATGGGCCCAATGTGGTATGGTCACTGCAGCTGGTTCCTCCACAGATCCCCTTGTTTAGTTGGGGTTCTTGTTAAATTACTTGTTAAGTAATTTgttggggctttttgcctttattctgaTATAGTACTctgaagcaaaacaaaaaagctgCTATCTTTGAGGTCTGGTACCTTGCGATTTTTCCTAAGGGGAAACAACATGGGGGTTTTGATTTATCGCGGGGACGaggaagtctgaaatgcagacgtattgctcaacacacttttgtcctctgcctttgaGTGGCTCTTGtgattagggctgggcgataaaacgattgcgatatgtatcgcaatagacatgtaaccgatatcaataaaaatatgttcgatagaacattcgataattaaaagcaacacacacctcccgccttacgttgtccataaataaataggctaaatacagcTTGGATTgtagtatgtgcaactctaccaggcGATggaataggcctacctgaacacagactctcaatgagtccttgccccgtgcactctctctctctctctctctctctctccctctccctctcaacaggtgcatccctcctcagcatgcaaacgtaatccaaacatttacaatcgtgcaagacaactggctaaattgctataaAATTAGCAATcgcgatgcaaatggaaaagtattttctaagactcaaaagggcctgtcccaaggagaaaaagtattaatttgaaacttaaacacacgtggggacactgaacagtccaaccagtagactatgataaactagcaaaactactttgtttacaatattt
This window of the Alosa alosa isolate M-15738 ecotype Scorff River chromosome 7, AALO_Geno_1.1, whole genome shotgun sequence genome carries:
- the LOC125297996 gene encoding polymeric immunoglobulin receptor-like; amino-acid sequence: MSEIQSPLQIPLKHLLLLILCLIPDSSGQDMVSYGYIGERTDISCQYPPKLASKTKDFCKVCERGLCNVIATGPGQRFGFQDNRSDKLATLTLRRVADGDSGVYKCGFSTDGDRVDIKTIQFWELSNIGYEGGEVTFRCTYAQGFQTKAKYFYKKDTASPNTLIETKAGQTSQVDGRVSLQDHTNAPVFTVTLQELTAQDSGKYSCGMIRGQNEPDHLSERRLAVKSVTTVSGHLGGFLKIACPYQNEEESRGTKRFCRGKDPVKCLQEGSVDGDRFTLNDSTSATEGVFTVTIKDLRAEDAGIYWCVEFGEAGPEFTSAVDLEVYTK